The Magnolia sinica isolate HGM2019 chromosome 10, MsV1, whole genome shotgun sequence genome includes a window with the following:
- the LOC131216982 gene encoding CBL-interacting serine/threonine-protein kinase 5-like encodes MEDPNAQNSRNLIFGKYEMGRLLGQGTFAKVYYGKHLRSGESVAIKVINKDQVKKEGLIEQIKREISVMRMVRHPNVVGLKEVMATKTKIFFVMEYVRGGELFAKVARGKLKEDVARKYFQQLISAIDFCHSRGVSHRDLKPENLLLDENEDLKISDFGLSALPEQLRNDGLLHTQCGTPAYVAPEVLRKKGYDGAKADLWSCGVILYVLLAGFLPFQEENVMKMYRRVFKAEFEFPPWISSDARRLISKLLVADPEKRITIAAIMQVPWFKKGFCRPRAFSIAEPTDRFEEEESPKGELTGPAQSVSVPPFYNAFELISSMSSGFDLSNLFENKKKAGSIFTSRCSAAAIMARLEGVAKGLSFRVMKLKEFKVRMQGAVEGRKGQLAVTAEVFEVAPEVAVVEFSKSAGDTLEYVKFCEEDVRPALKDIVWTWQGDNCNNGNGNGDSDEFVHGCN; translated from the coding sequence ATGGAGGATCCAAACGCTCAAAATTCGAGAAATCTTATATTTGGAAAGTACGAGATGGGCCGGCTTCTAGGGCAGGGCACGTTCGCGAAGGTGTATTACGGAAAACATCTCAGATCGGGCGAGAGCGTGGCGATCAAGGTCATCAACAAAGATCAGGTGAAGAAAGAGGGCTTGATCGAGCAGATCAAGCGCGAAATCTCTGTGATGAGGATGGTCCGGCATCCCAACGTTGTAGGATTGAAGGAGGTGATGGCTACCAAAACGAAGATCTTCTTCGTGATGGAGTACGTCCGCGGCGGTGAGCTGTTCGCCAAGGTCGCTAGAGGGAAGCTGAAGGAAGACGTGGCCCGGAAGTACTTCCAGCAGTTGATCTCAGCCATTGATTTTTGTCACAGCCGCGGGGTCTCGCATCGGGACCTGAAGCCTGAGAACCTGCTGCTGGATGAGAACGAGGATCTGAAGATCTCGGATTTTGGCCTCTCCGCCCTGCCGGAGCAGCTTCGCAACGACGGACTACTGCACACGCAGTGCGGGACACCGGCTTACGTGGCCCCGGAGGTGCTGAGAAAGAAGGGCTATGACGGGGCGAAGGCGGATCTATGGTCCTGCGGAGTGATTCTATACGTGCTCCTCGCCGGATTCCTCCCTTTCCAAGAGGAAAACGTCATGAAGATGTACCGGAGAGTTTTCAAGGCGGAGTTCGAATTTCCGCCGTGGATCTCGTCTGACGCCCGGCGACTGATCTCAAAGCTCCTCGTCGCTGATCCGGAGAAGCGGATCACGATCGCTGCGATAATGCAAGTTCCCTGGTTCAAGAAGGGGTTCTGCCGGCCGCGGGCGTTCTCGATTGCTGAACCGACGGATAGATTTGAAGAGGAGGAGTCACCGAAGGGCGAATTGACTGGCCCGGCCCAATCTGTGTCGGTCCCGCCTTTTTACAATGCGTTCGAGCTGATATCGTCAATGTCGTCAGGGTTCGATCTCTCGAATCTCTTCGAGAACAAGAAGAAAGCGGGGTCCATCTTCACGTCGAGGTGCTCGGCGGCGGCGATCATGGCTCGCTTGGAAGGCGTGGCGAAGGGGCTGAGCTTTCGGGTGATGAAGCTGAAGGAATTCAAGGTGCGTATGCAGGGGGCCGTCGAAGGGCGGAAGGGGCAGCTCGCAGTGACGGCGGAGGTGTTCGAGGTGGCGCCGGAGGTGGCCGTTGTTGAATTCTCGAAATCGGCCGGCGATACGCTGGAATACGTGAAATTCTGCGAGGAGGACGTGCGGCCCGCATTGAAGGATATCGTGTGGACATGGCAGGGGGATAACTGTAATAACGGCAATGGCAATGGTGACAGTGATGAGTTTGTTCATGGCTGTAATTGA